A genomic region of Bernardetia sp. ABR2-2B contains the following coding sequences:
- a CDS encoding histidine kinase, whose amino-acid sequence MIHQLRSKKIAGIRLDELAFVIVFYIFSGYSYYVTLWLNRPAERQKIEDLFNFLDFFDSGLLNYGIKLILTIPIWWLVFRGLKKHPLWLRLSVHLVALPIFAFTFRFCYYKACDYLGFYHLQGNGQIWDIYIPALFYILQFGIFHAYHYYSQNQKQLKEEAILKEAALQSELSALKAQLNPHFLYNAFNTINAAIPPEQEKTRQLIAELSDLFRYQLKASRQDLVTVSEELEFVKSYLALEKARFENRLEVEINVDKTVLNKKIPPMILQPLVENAVKHGISPLIEGGKVVVAIYEKNEKLHFEISDTGIGIKEEKNTVFEKGVGLTNTKLRLEKMYNSELIVEDNYPKGLIVKFEL is encoded by the coding sequence ATGATACACCAATTACGTTCAAAAAAAATAGCAGGAATTAGACTTGACGAATTAGCTTTTGTAATTGTTTTCTATATTTTTTCTGGGTATAGCTACTATGTTACGCTATGGCTCAACCGTCCAGCAGAACGTCAGAAGATAGAAGATCTTTTTAATTTCTTAGATTTTTTTGATAGTGGTTTGCTCAATTATGGCATCAAACTTATCCTTACTATACCAATTTGGTGGCTTGTCTTTAGAGGTCTGAAAAAACATCCTCTTTGGCTTCGTCTCTCAGTTCATTTGGTGGCTTTACCTATTTTTGCTTTTACTTTTCGATTTTGCTATTACAAAGCCTGTGATTATTTGGGTTTTTATCACTTACAAGGAAACGGGCAGATTTGGGATATTTATATTCCAGCACTTTTCTATATTTTGCAATTCGGGATTTTTCACGCTTATCATTATTATTCTCAAAACCAAAAGCAACTAAAAGAAGAAGCTATTTTAAAAGAAGCAGCTCTACAAAGTGAACTTTCAGCTTTGAAAGCACAACTGAATCCTCATTTTTTATACAATGCTTTTAATACTATAAATGCAGCTATTCCTCCAGAGCAAGAGAAAACAAGACAATTAATTGCAGAACTTTCAGACCTTTTTCGTTATCAATTAAAAGCCTCTCGTCAAGATTTGGTTACAGTAAGTGAGGAATTAGAATTTGTAAAAAGTTATTTAGCGTTGGAGAAAGCTCGTTTCGAAAATCGTTTGGAAGTGGAAATAAATGTAGATAAAACTGTCTTGAATAAAAAAATTCCTCCAATGATTTTGCAGCCTTTGGTAGAGAATGCAGTGAAACATGGAATATCTCCACTAATAGAAGGTGGAAAAGTTGTAGTTGCTATTTATGAAAAAAATGAGAAATTACATTTTGAAATAAGTGATACAGGAATTGGGATTAAAGAAGAAAAAAACACTGTTTTTGAAAAAGGAGTAGGACTAACAAATACAAAGTTACGATTAGAAAAAATGTATAATTCTGAATTAATTGTGGAAGATAATTACCCGAAAGGACTGATAGTTAAATTCGAATTGTAA
- a CDS encoding response regulator, producing MNELKKVAVIDDEAAGRKLIKEYLENYENFFVVAEANNGVDAVKVINEFKPDLIFLDIQMPALTGFEVLQHLEELPKIIFSTAYDEYAMQAFEVNAIDYLLKPYTARRFEAAMNKLNFFQPQTALQPLTENLMMEQNSYPKRILVQHNKKLINISTKEIIWIEAYGDYAKLVTDEGIFVSNFGIGVLEQKLNPEFFVRVHRSSMINIHFIKEVNKYTNSYDVVMQNNDVVRVSRGYMENLKKLMF from the coding sequence ATGAACGAATTAAAAAAAGTAGCTGTCATAGACGATGAGGCAGCAGGAAGAAAATTGATAAAAGAGTATTTAGAGAATTATGAAAATTTCTTTGTTGTAGCAGAAGCAAACAATGGCGTTGATGCTGTAAAAGTTATTAATGAATTTAAACCAGATTTGATTTTTTTGGATATTCAAATGCCTGCACTTACTGGCTTTGAAGTATTGCAGCATTTGGAAGAGTTACCAAAAATCATTTTTTCTACGGCTTATGATGAGTATGCCATGCAAGCCTTTGAAGTCAATGCGATTGATTATTTATTGAAACCATATACAGCAAGGCGCTTTGAAGCTGCAATGAATAAGCTCAATTTTTTTCAACCTCAAACGGCTCTTCAACCTCTGACAGAAAATCTGATGATGGAACAAAACTCCTATCCCAAACGCATTTTAGTTCAGCATAATAAAAAACTCATCAATATTTCTACAAAAGAAATCATTTGGATAGAAGCCTACGGAGATTATGCAAAACTTGTAACTGATGAAGGAATTTTTGTAAGCAACTTTGGAATAGGCGTATTAGAACAAAAGCTAAATCCAGAGTTTTTTGTGCGTGTGCATCGCTCTTCGATGATAAATATTCATTTTATAAAGGAAGTCAATAAATATACAAATAGTTATGATGTAGTAATGCAGAATAATGATGTAGTGCGTGTAAGTCGTGGATATATGGAAAACTTGAAAAAATTGATGTTTTGA
- a CDS encoding DUF2147 domain-containing protein — protein sequence MKKLHILFIALFASLFVLTSWTAAEYYAPMPDNPGDILLGDWRPSNGRSVIRISKGETKKGQDPDKYYGRIVWLKEKNNDDGTPRVDVNNPDESKRSQKILGLTNMRGLEFVGDENDLVWENGNIYDPNNGSDYSFEMTMDKKNTNIVDGRGYIGVSMFGRTDTWKRLVRK from the coding sequence ATGAAAAAACTTCATATCTTATTCATTGCTCTTTTTGCTTCTTTATTTGTTCTTACAAGCTGGACAGCTGCAGAATATTATGCTCCAATGCCAGATAACCCTGGTGATATTTTGTTAGGCGACTGGAGACCTAGTAATGGTCGTTCTGTAATTCGTATTTCTAAAGGAGAAACGAAAAAAGGGCAAGACCCAGATAAATACTATGGACGTATTGTATGGTTAAAAGAAAAAAACAATGACGACGGTACTCCTCGTGTAGATGTAAATAACCCAGACGAATCAAAACGCTCTCAAAAAATATTAGGTCTGACAAATATGAGAGGCTTAGAGTTCGTAGGAGATGAAAATGACTTAGTTTGGGAAAATGGAAATATCTATGACCCAAATAATGGTTCTGATTATAGCTTTGAAATGACTATGGACAAGAAAAATACAAATATTGTAGATGGACGTGGTTATATTGGTGTTTCAATGTTTGGTCGTACTGATACATGGAAGCGTTTGGTTAGAAAATAA